One Hippocampus zosterae strain Florida chromosome 4, ASM2543408v3, whole genome shotgun sequence genomic window carries:
- the phospho2 gene encoding pyridoxal phosphate phosphatase PHOSPHO2 isoform X1: MGHQSPPHFHVMKTLMVFDFDHTVVDDNSDTWVIRCLPGQTLPDTVKNSYRKGHWTEFMGRVMDYIGQQEVSVESVRAEMERIPLTAGMSELLTFISCNKSDVDCVVISDANALFIEWILCAVGLRSAVDRVFTNPAGVNSLGRVEVRPHHEHDCRRCPVNMCKKKVLEEYLAQQDEYSCIFYVGDGTNDFCPASCLRGRDVVMPRKGYALEKLLDGKKDALEARIIAWSSGTQVLHELQACLSSTPDVILDSRV, translated from the exons ATGGGACACCAAAGTCCAC CACATTTTCACGTAATGAAGACTCTGATGGTGTTTGATTTCGACCACACGGTGGTCGATGACAACAGTGACACGTGGGTGATCAG GTGTCTTCCAGGTCAAACGCTACCTGACACAGTGAAGAATTCCTACAGAAAAGGCCACTGGACTGAGTTCATGGGCAGAGTAATGGATTATATAG GCCAGCAGGAAGTCAGTGTGGAGAGCGTCCGTGCCGAGATGGAGCGCATCCCCCTGACGGCGGGAATGAGCGAGCTGCTGACGTTCATATCATGTAACAAGAGCGACGTGGATTGCGTGGTCATCTCGGACGCCAATGCTCTCTTCATCGAATGGATCCTCTGTGCCGTTGGGTTGCGTTCGGCCGTGGACCGCGTCTTCACCAATCCGGCTGGAGTCAACTCACTGGGCCGCGTGGAAGTACGTCCCCACCACGAGCACGACTGCCGCCGCTGCCCCGTAAACATGTGCAAAAAGAAAGTTCTGGAGGAATACCTAGCTCAACAAGATGAATACAGCTGCATCTTCTATGTGGGTGACGGCACCAATGATTTCTGCCCGGCCTCCTGCCTGAGGGGCCGCGATGTAGTCATGCCCAGGAAAGGATATGCCCTGGAAAAGCTGCTGGATGGCAAGAAGGATGCTTTGGAAGCCAGAATTATTGCCTGGAGCAGCGGAACCCAAGTCCTACATGAGCTACAAGCTTGTCTAAGTTCCACACCGGATGTCATCCTGGACTCACGGGTCTGA
- the syap1 gene encoding synapse-associated protein 1, with protein sequence MLRGLGSWLGLDNPADANALADAEEEQQKLEEKVVEAQNEVNKQQAAADGHHDEGRQDDVETNQELNKRLGDFIFSFASNATKKISESVVGTAQSIKKSVEEGKIDGIIDKTFLGDFQKEQEKFVQEKKSKRSEAAVPPWVGYNEEETIQQQILALSADKRNFLRDPPAGVQFQFDMEQMFPLAAVMLEEDQLLNRMRFDLVPKYVKEEVFWRNYFYRVSLIKQSAQLTALAAQQKQQQKSNDGEEDAVSPRDVILTDNVRPKTPPVSISDKQKPAPEEDFSISTSPGVSEFVSDAFDSAAIDHEDLQKGMEQLVLDKKDSTASVDEEQSDWEKELQQELQEYEVVAESENRDEQWVQEIEEMLQAHDT encoded by the exons ATGTTGCGAGGTTTAGGGTCTTGGTTGGGTTTGGACAACCCGGCGGACGCCAACGCGTTGGCCGACGCAGAGGAAGAGCAGCAGAAGTTGGAGGAAAAAGTGGTGGAAGCTCAAAACGAGGTAAACAAACAGCAAGCAGCAGCTGATGGCCACCATGATGAAGGACGACAAGATGACGTGGAGACGAATCAGGAGCTCAATAAAAGACTTGGCG ACTTCATCTTCAGTTTCGCATCCAACGCCACCAAAAAGATCTCCGAGTCCGTGGTAGGGACGGCACAAAGCATtaagaagagtgtcgaggagggaAAGATTGACGGCATCATTGACAAG ACCTTCCTCGGAGACTTTCAGAAGGAGCAAGAGAAATTTGTACAGGAAAAGAAGTCCAAAAGATCGG AAGCAGCAGTGCCGCCCTGGGTGGGCTACAATGAGGAGGAGACCATCCAGCAACAGATCCTCGCCCTCTCAGCT GACAAGCGTAACTTCCTACGTGACCCGCCGGCTGGTGTGCAGTTCCAATTTGACATGGAGCAAATGTTTCCTTTGGCCGCCGTCATGTTGGAGGAAGACCAGCTGCTCAACCGCATGCGTTTCGACCTGGTCCCCAAATA CGTGAAGGAGGAGGTGTTCTGGCGGAACTACTTCTACCGCGTGTCCCTCATCAAGCAGTCGGCGCAGCTGACGGCGCTCGCGGCccagcagaagcagcagcaaaAGTCGAACGATGGTGAAGAAGATGCCGTCTCGCCCCGTGATGTCATCTTAACAG ATAACGTCAGGCCCAAAACGCCTCCGGTTTCCATCAGCGACAAGCAAAAG CCCGCTCCAGAGGAAGACTTTTCCATCTCCACCAGTCCCGGTGTTTCCGAATTTGTGAGCGACGCCTTCGACTCTGCGGCCATCGACCATGAGGACCTGCAGAAGGGAATGGAGCAGCTGGTGCTCGACAAGAAGGACAGCACCGCCTCTGTTGACG AAGAGCAGTCGGACTGGGAGAAGgagctgcagcaggagctccaGGAGTACGAAGTAGTAGCCGAGTCAGAAAACCGGGACGAGCAGTGGGTCCAGGAGATCGAGGAGATGCTGCAAGCGCACGACACTTAA
- the phospho2 gene encoding pyridoxal phosphate phosphatase PHOSPHO2 isoform X2, giving the protein MKTLMVFDFDHTVVDDNSDTWVIRCLPGQTLPDTVKNSYRKGHWTEFMGRVMDYIGQQEVSVESVRAEMERIPLTAGMSELLTFISCNKSDVDCVVISDANALFIEWILCAVGLRSAVDRVFTNPAGVNSLGRVEVRPHHEHDCRRCPVNMCKKKVLEEYLAQQDEYSCIFYVGDGTNDFCPASCLRGRDVVMPRKGYALEKLLDGKKDALEARIIAWSSGTQVLHELQACLSSTPDVILDSRV; this is encoded by the exons ATGAAGACTCTGATGGTGTTTGATTTCGACCACACGGTGGTCGATGACAACAGTGACACGTGGGTGATCAG GTGTCTTCCAGGTCAAACGCTACCTGACACAGTGAAGAATTCCTACAGAAAAGGCCACTGGACTGAGTTCATGGGCAGAGTAATGGATTATATAG GCCAGCAGGAAGTCAGTGTGGAGAGCGTCCGTGCCGAGATGGAGCGCATCCCCCTGACGGCGGGAATGAGCGAGCTGCTGACGTTCATATCATGTAACAAGAGCGACGTGGATTGCGTGGTCATCTCGGACGCCAATGCTCTCTTCATCGAATGGATCCTCTGTGCCGTTGGGTTGCGTTCGGCCGTGGACCGCGTCTTCACCAATCCGGCTGGAGTCAACTCACTGGGCCGCGTGGAAGTACGTCCCCACCACGAGCACGACTGCCGCCGCTGCCCCGTAAACATGTGCAAAAAGAAAGTTCTGGAGGAATACCTAGCTCAACAAGATGAATACAGCTGCATCTTCTATGTGGGTGACGGCACCAATGATTTCTGCCCGGCCTCCTGCCTGAGGGGCCGCGATGTAGTCATGCCCAGGAAAGGATATGCCCTGGAAAAGCTGCTGGATGGCAAGAAGGATGCTTTGGAAGCCAGAATTATTGCCTGGAGCAGCGGAACCCAAGTCCTACATGAGCTACAAGCTTGTCTAAGTTCCACACCGGATGTCATCCTGGACTCACGGGTCTGA